The DNA sequence AATAGTTTTGATGACTAATATAAAAATTGGTCCAGACCGAATGATCAAACTGCTCCGGTAGCAGTATGTTGATATGCTGCCTGAAAGCGTTAAACCCAGTCTggctctctctgtttctctccatggtgctgattTCTTTCTCCCTATTTCTATGAATTTGAATTAAACTcagcacacacactaacaacaCATCAAATGCAAGTCAAGGCAGCAGTCTCAATTGAAGTATCTGTGCCTGTGCAGttcactaaataataataaatttggGTAGTTATGACTCTTGGGTTTAGAATAAGTGCAAAGAACTGCACCTTGGGTGTGTTGTGCGAGTTGCGTCGACGTCCCTCTTCCAGCTGCATCTCAGAGTACagctcctcctcatcttcttcaATGATGTCAGACAGGTCAGAGCCCCGGCTGCTTTCGCTGTGATAATCTTCATTGTGACCATAGTGAGGCTTTTGGCagtcacacacgcacatacaaacacacaaacacacagacgcatTTGTTTAAgtccacatacatacatacagacatgcacgcaccaaacacacatggatgggcaaacacacgcacatgtacacacagagacacgggCAAAGGAGTGAATGCATGCAACCTcccaaacatgcatgcacacacacgtccaacatacacacacgtaaGAGGTTGTCCATTGAAACAACATTGGGACCAAAGAAGGTAAAAAAGATTCATCACTTATCACGTTGTTCTTACCGGCCTCCCAAGCTCAGAGCCTCTGAGGAACTCATCAACTGAGGGTCCTCTCCGACGGCTGCCTGCAAACCCTTCTtcgtcttcctcttcctcatcagaGTGATGCTGGTGAAACGAACGACCCTGTTCTCCGTATCGGCCCTGCCTCCTTTCCCCCTGAAAACATGCATGAAAAGTGAGGTTATTGAgtaacagagacacaaacttTTACTAGTTTGACAATGCAATCTGCCTTTATGTTGTAAATATACCGACAGTCATAGAAATTATCATCAGACCTTGCCACTTTCTGCTGCCACCCTTTGCGCTGCTTCTCGGGCAATGGCTTTGGCCACTGTGTCCGGGATAAGTGTGCCTCGAGGCTGTGGAAGAATCctctggggggagggggagcgTGGATTGGCAGGGGGAGGGGCCTCAAGGGTGTGGCCTTGCATGGGCACAGGAGGCTGGGAAGAGGGGGAGCGTGTGGGGTCCCAGCCAGGCTGGCCAGGAGGAAAAGCTCCCCCTTGGTGAGCCGCATGCTCTTTGGCATCCAGGTCTCTGGCACATACTGGTCTCTGAGGTATAGGGTGGTGATGGGGGTGGGGTATCAGAGGCAGTTGGTGCTGGGGCCTGGGACCTTGTTGGGAAGGGTGAGGCTGAAGGTGTAAGGGCTGAGGACGTGGGGGTCGAAGCCGGGGTTGCTGGGGTCCACCTGGGTGGGGATTTCTGGGATGGGGTTGAGGGTGAGGAGCATGGGGTTGGAGAGGTTGTCCGTGTGCCTGGGGTGGAGCAGGAAGTTGGGGTGTGGCATGAGGATGGTGAGGGGATTGGAGGTGGGGTTGAGCATGTGAGTGCGGAGGGGGGCCTGCGTGGGGGTGCATTGGCGGTGGCAGGGGCAGAGCAGGTAGAGGCACAAGGAGGTTGTTTGGAATGACGGCAACTTGGGAGTCCTGGGATTCTCCCTGCACTGATAGCGTCCTGACGATGACTTCCCTGGCCTCCAGGCACTGAATCCTTGTCAGCTCGACAGTAACATAGTCTGCCATTGGGAACAACACCTCAGCTATCTGgatttgaaaaaagagaaaattaaaaggTGACATCAACAGAAGCTGCACGATTCTTTTTAACAACTGACACAACTTTATCCTTTAGTGCCACCCTAAGACTCCATGATACATAATAAGGCAGAAAACATTGTGCTGTCAAAGTTTCAACATACTGTGTTGATTTACTTTGACAGTCACCAGAGGGAGTGAGAGACCTTTCCGAAAGGATTGATATTGAGAGTCTTGCACTGAACATAAATCACAAGTAGGTGGCACTGCTGTGTGCGCTGAGGGCACTGATGACACAATGCTTAACACAAGATAAAGGCTATTACCACCCTATCTGTGATGTAGGTGCTCATGTTTCAACTGGACTAATTATGATTAATCAGCTCACACACTGGTGTACATCCTgtgtctgtgtactgtatgtgggcATTTAAAATATGGATCCAATATACTTGTGAATTCTCCACAAACCGGTCCAACGGTACTATGCATGATACTGTACAATGTCCTTAATTTTTCCTCTAACCATGGGTGATGCCTTTAACCCAAGATAAGCCCCTCACGTTACCTTTTAAGAGAGGATATAGTACTGGTCGGTAATACGAACACTTGCTAACTCACCCTCTGTCCTTTAGTGCAGACTGCATAGCCAACGACATTTGCCCCATTGGATGTGCCCATGGGAGAGAGCATGGGGGGCTTCCAGCGGACCTGTAGGACCCCTGGAGCCTGCCCACACAGCACCTGTACATCCTGGGGAGGCTGGGGAGGGCCTGGGAGGGGAGAGaacagatatttgtttttttattaaaaatgttatgctagatatttactgttttaataTCACTAATAGACAAACAGGAGGAAAGAGGTTGAAGCATTCATCAAATGCACAAAttgacacacacaacatgcataAAAATGTCCACATACAACAGGGGACGGAGGGTGGGGGGTGTGGTGGGAGTGAGGATTCAAGAAACAACAAACTGggttcatttatttttgcatatttcaATTTGTGAAAGAATGACAAAACACCTCTTTTGTACTTTGTAGATATACACAGTTCATGCGGACACTTGTGATAATGTGACAATGTCAGTGGTGGACATTCCAAAGTTGCTGTATGCTGTGtttataaaatttaatttaactaaaTGATCAGGTAATCATGTCATCAGGTCATCACAATGACATAATCTAAGATACCCCATaatcaaatttcaatttcaaattaatGTGAAATTCTCTTAGTGTAGtcatatttttacaaaaccaAATATGAACAATTATGTGTGTATTCCTCTGTTCTAGCACTGTCCCATAACTCTATGTTATGGGAGGAGAAaaactgaaggtaaaagaagaCAAAGTGGGCTCCTGGGCCTCTTGAGGGAAGCGCTTGTCTCCGCATGCAGGACACAATCCAGAGAGACTGATCAGCCAATTCTTTCTCTTCCATTCTCCTGTATCACTGGATAAAACATGCACAACTGCATTCAAGCAGAGGCAAATGCACACTCATACAAAATGGTCATTCCAGTGAGCAGTGGAGGGGCACTGCTTTATAGCACTGGTTTCTACAGGCTAGGCTATTTGCTGAGGAAATGACTCATCTGAATAATAACTGATCATATCTCGCGAGGCATGACTGCTCTGCAATTAGTGATGTGCTCAGTGCAGTAAGAAAAGTTGGGCAACATTGcatttgaatgtatttgttttttcgACAATATTTAAATTCCAAATAGATACACAAATGGCCGCATTGTGTTCAGTGAATGCCATGTTGCCCAGATCCCCTTATTGATTGATCATATTGAACAATATGTCATATTCCTTCCCAACATCATGACTAAGGCCTTCTTCCAAAAGTATCACAGCACTAATGTCATCTCTGCCCATTGGTTTACAATAGAAGAAAATCATTTAGTGCTCAGACATTTGGGAAACCCAGCCCAGGACTGATGTTTCATTCTGACCTGTTCTGCAATATGGTGGTGGACCTAgacaaaatacaatacacaacaaCGGCATAGTAAGACAATGGTGTACCGTACTCTTCTACAACACAGTACAATAACCCTAACATTGATATGGCATTACATATTTGAGCTGTCATTACAGTAAACTGAAACAAACAGTAGAATAGTAGAAGTCTGTCATCTCTATCTGTCTCCaacattgtttaaaatttgTAAAGCGCAATCATGAAAGAAATACTGACAAGTGTCGGGTATGGAGCTCTGCATATATAATTGatactgtatatctatgtaTAGAAATGAGCTTTGCTGACCTGCAGCCTGAGTGCAGAACTCCACACCggcttctttcctctctctctgctccagAGGCAGTTGCCATGGCACCTGGTGCGGCTGTGCCACCACTGTCACTTTGTATACTGTCAGGGGCTTCAGGTTGATAAAGCGTAGTATATACCTTCCTGGCTTTACAACTGCATGCTCTACCCCGTCCAAGAACACAGTGTGACCATAGTTactgttgctaggcaaccagGAGAGCTCAGCAGTGTCACGCTGGATGTCGTCCACCCGAAGGCCGCATGGCGCCACCACCACATTGGCTCCCACCAGCAAGGTGCAGCGCAGCTCATCTGAGAGACCCCGGTCCGTGACACTCTGCACTGACACACGATGAACGCAGCCGTCCAAGTCCAGCTTCTCCAGCAAACACTTGGTCCGGCCACCGTACGCTATACTGGCACGAAGCTCCCCGTCGACTAACACGTTGTAGCCAGAGATGTTCCCCCAGCCCAAAGGCACTAGTGGAGGCTCCCAGGCCACAATGACGCTCCGTGCCAGCTGCTTGATCAAGTTGATCTTTCGGGGATAAGGCACAACGTCTTCAGCCAGGTCCTCAGGGTCCAGGGGCCCCCCTGTCCCATTGCTACAGGGAACCAAGGCGTTGGATGAGCCCAGGAGACCATCCTGTGAGGCGCCTCCATCCACTGCCATCAAGGCCAGGGGCATATGGTCCAGTGGCCCCAGGTCTTCTCCTCCCTCACCAGACTGAATCGCTAGCTTTTCCTTGTCCTGGACAAACGCCACAAAGTTGGACGGAACAAGTCCTCGCTGACCATCTAGCAGCTCCCCTgttaaagagagacaaagagaggcagATGTAGtgtcttgttcttctttttcatgttgAAGAACAAAAAGTCTAATGCCTGCAAATGctaccctttaaaaaatgtctttataggAAAGCACAGCAGTTCCTCAGTGATGCCTCatgcaaatgttaaaattagGTTTCGCTAGAAGCTCCTTACAAGACAAAGACAGTTGTGACTTAAATACACTTAATAGTCAGTGAGAGCTACTTTCATTGTAAGGTGGGAATgagtcagtgagtgagtgagaggtGGAAGATTCGGTATGTAAACGTACAGTATGTACTATTCCTAAGATGTACGATTTACCATGGCTTCACTGATGTTATCTTTAGTACTCCAGTAAATGCAGGACTAagaaacatttcattatttcaaaGAACTTGAACTTTAGCTTTGCTGTGCATTTTGAACATTTCCAGGAACACCCCTGAGCATGTAAGTAGTTGCAGCGGTCAAAGCACAAAAAACACCAGCTTAGACTTGCACTGTAGTTTCTTTCCCAAAGGGAAGaagtttgtctttaaaaaaatctcaatcatCCTGTCCTTCAATCCCTTTCTCCACGGAAACtgtaagattgtgtgtgtgtgtgtgtgtgtgtgtgtgtgtgtgtgtgtgttgtttgttagtGCTGATGATTTAGCTGAGCCTTGCTGGATTAGTCATCAACCTAAAAAGGGACCGAGGTCCCATCTTGACAACAGCTTTGTTTAAAGCCTTCAAGTCTCCCTCCTGCGTGTTAAATACAAGGCTCCTCCACGATGCCATGCAATCTTACCGCCCACAGCTAATGAATCACTGCAGCTGAGTACTACTGTGTCTGTAGCGGGCTGCGATGTCTGCAAGATTGCTAGTCAGGAGGATTAGGATTGCCTCTGATGGAGAAGCCTTCATAACTCTAAAGAGATTAGACAGCAAATCATTCCAATCACCAGTTAAATAAATCACCAGtaaataaaaggattttttttttcttggtgaCACTGGTGCACCGACACAGAGCATACTTGCATACAATTGTAGCCAAAATAATCACCTATTAAGAAAATGACTAACTTTGAAGAAGCGTTGAATGTCAACTGGTTAATTCTGTTCTGACAACTTTAATATGTGAGCTTTCAAAGCAGAGCagcttaaaaacaacacaataacctGTGCCTAAACTAAAGGTGGATCAGTCAAAAGAAAACCGCAAAAGTCTTTGTGTTCTacttactgtttatttattaatatttttaaacaggGACAGTTTAAAAGCTTTAACAGACTTAGCTATAAGCTAATTCAGGTCTGGAGTCCCTGGCCAGGAAACAGACATCCCACAGATATCCCACAGTCTTAAAAGGCATGGCAACATGAGCCAGACCCACATACACTGCACTGATGAAGAGGAGATCAGGTCGCAGGGTGAAAACAACCAGCACGGATGTGCCATAAACATTATGAAGGTGACAAATGCTGAGTAAAAGTAACCTAAGAAGAGCCACGTTTGTAGCAGTGTTAACAACGATGACTGCGTCagcattttattcttttttaattatgatgCAAGCTTGCAATAGATGTCATTGTACATATACAAGATCTACTGTATATACCcacaatgtacagtacactgTATGATGTGGTAATTTTAAAAGGATGTCGAGGGAATTTAGATGCCAAATAGAACACTGTAAATAGAACAAATTTATTGGGGGATAACTGtgagctgacacacacacacacatcttggcATTTTGTCTCATTGTGAGATAATTAATACTTGATGATGCACATGCTTGTTGAGACTGTCAATGGTTCTCTGCTACAGCAGCAGACAGGAACTTGGGCTTAAATCACAGACCAGAAAAGCAAGAAAGGATACTGTACTGTAACCTCTGTTCTTTAGACTACAATATTTGCTTTAGACATTTGTCAGTTAAATACCTGCCAAAGCTTGACTTGCCTAGTAAGAAATGACACTTAATTTTCCATGTCATCTTGGAGTCTTGTTTCACTTCTTACCTTGATAGAAGCCGTCGTCATCCATGTTTCCGTACACGTACAGATATTTTCCAGCCACAAGGGGGAGTTCTGCCTCAGGATGCTCGTTTGGTCCATCATAAGGGTTATAACTGAAAGGAGAAGATCAAGTTTTTTTGAGCTTTCACTACTGcagcttttatttttccaatcatttgtacatttttttaaagtttaaatgattATGTGCAATAAAATCAACAGATTCCTAAAACTGATCTCATTTACCTGTATCGGGCAGTGCAAAGGCGGACCTGGCCAGTGTAGCGAGGCTTAGACCTGGGTGATGGGCTCGCCTCATCCTCCATCTATAgatgaaaaatgtcattaacCTCCTATTCGTTATTAAGATTCAACCCAAGAGTAAGCAAAGTAAGCTATTAAAGGGTAActaacgtttttatttttttaaaacctggaCCCTAGGAACGCATTGTTTTATGTCTAAGTTACTGAtgagaacaacaatctttgactttagtccagtattaagcaagaccgcgaaacaagctacaatgtaagttaatagggcaacagcttgtatttacgttcacaAAAGGGTTTTTCTGCCACTGACaagctcagattaatattctaagtgtctgacagcattatgaaaaggatttttaaggaggtcggcctttctgttaaagagtaagagcctttgtttaacataaaaacaatccaTGAAATTGCGTTttgctaaagccaccagacttcattcaaagtcgacagaaacaaaattaaactataaatgtaactataaaaaaagagtttagGCCTGTTGTTCTGGTTTCCAACAATacaaatttttctttttcaatttacatgtgaaaatatacatgctaaaagtaaaTAGGGTCTTGGGTTTGGTGCTAGTGAACTCAGAGCTTTGTtaagttaaacagaaaggtcttgaagaggttttaaaaatgcctctctgtagggatcctttctgtaatgttgtcagacacctagaataataatctgagcctttcagtggcaaaaaaGGCCCTTTTAGTGGACCAAATTGACAATGCACATTTCCCCCACATTTTGCTCAGTCTGTGGCTGCCAGTTACAGCGTTCACGCCTAATACTGGGTACGTTTagaagattgttgttcctatccgttacttgcacacaaaaaataggaaaatagggtccaggttgaataAAACGCTAGTTACCCTTAAAGTTTAAATACATGTCTGTAGAAATCAACCTAATCGTGTTATTGGTGAGAACAGAGGAAACTTAAAACTACCTTGATAAGTTACACAAGCATTAATGTGACTGTGGTGTCACTCAGACCCACCTCTGAGGGGGTCCGCTGTCGAGGGCTTCTGGGGCCGTCTGTTGTCACGGTGCTGGATTTGACAGACAGCAGTTCtggtctttctctgtctccagtCTGTGGTGTGCAGGGCAAGAACCGGGAGGTCAGTAGCGGCGTGTGTGCCGCGCTCTCATCGCCTGGGAGACATTGATTTCCATAGCAAATAAAGAGCAACGGTCATTTCTTCTGCCCCCATTTGCTGCTCATGTACAGCTATTGATCTCCTGTTGAAGCGAGCGTACAGCAAATGCTCTTCATGGCAAAGGCTATTCCTCCCCCATCAACACCTCACATCTGCAACACATTTGTCCTTAAATAACACTGAGGTCTTTGggggaagaaaaacacacacacttgaaaaacGCAGGAGTTACAAAATGGAAAACTGCAGTCAACGAGTGTGAACAACTGAATTCCTTGAGGAAATTAAGGTAAGTCAACAACATGGGTCCCACATCAGTGGGTTCTTGTGGATTTGTGAGTGAGTAGTATTATGCAATAGAACAAAAGCATCAGTGAGTCCCCCCTTTGTTTCAAGTGAAGAGAAAGATAAAACAGGATTTCCAACACTTCAAAGACCTCTGGTCTGTGCCAGACGGTATAAATCTACATCGCTGATACGGCTCTATCTACTGCAGGTTGCACTTTGTGTTGTTGGAATACTAATATGTTAAACCACATTCATGTCATACATTAGGTGTGTGATCAATTAGGTAAGATATTGATCATGATTAAGCAGTATCTGCAGTAATGGTGTGCCCCTCTGGTCAGGAGTGAGCTGATCCAGCTGTTGTGTGAGCCATCTGGCGATTAgatccattttgttttgatcaCATGTAATTTGGTGTTATGCTTATATGGTCTAgaatgcattcattttctttaagaATGGGTAGACCTCCCTATTAGTGAAACCATTCAACCCCGATAGtctttgtaacattttcaaGTACTTCACCAATTTTAGCATTGCACTTCTATAACGTTCTCGGACTCCTGATGGACAGtttcaaaaaagaaagtatCAAAATCATCATCAGATAACATAGTGCTTGTTTTTGAAACCACCTACTGCACACAACCAACAAACGCAGTATACTACTGTGTACTGCATTCATCGATAGAATGATGTGTGAAAatgaaattgatttattttgcagtATGCTAGGTTAGGCTTAGTTGGTTTCCGGTTTAGAAAGTGAAGTTGTTGGGACTGTTCCAGCACTTTGCATTGTCGGACACAGTAGGCAAGGTAGACTGGTCCGGGACATTCTGTCAATTTCTACTGAATTTTCTAACATCTGGGTATTTTTGGTGTTggtattttgctttatttaactGCTTTTTGTTTGCATAAATTAGTAGGCGTTTCAAAAACAACCACTGTCTTTTTTCAATAAACGCCtttttcttccttgtcaaaacctggagCCTACCTACAACGCAAATTAACAAGTGACAGTCTGAGTCCGGAAATAATGCGTAAAATTGTTCCCCTTTAAAGCACACAGTTCCACAATCAGCATCAAGCAATCTTGATCTGATCTGAATTAAAGCAGTATAAGCCATCACCATAAGCACTactacttataataataaaagtgtgGCTTTGAGCTCAGACCACTGACCCACCTGTCTCTTTCTGGGATTCAAATTTAACGATGACTTGTGAGAGTTTCTTTTCTGGTGAGAAAAGGATCTTGGATGTGGAAACGGGATTAATTTTTAGGATGTCCACAGTATCTGGTTGCAGATGGAAATTCAGCAGCTCGTTGGACAGCCTGTGGTAGTGTTCACTCCGTGACCTGCATTTCTGCTCCAGGTCATGAACCTTGACCTGTGATAGGCAACGAAAAGAGCAGAGAGGGACGGTCATGGCTGAGAAGTGAGAAGAAACAGAGATAGGGAGAAACAAataagaggaagagagggagagagagagagcaagagcaGGAGGTAAAGAGTGAAACATGAgggaaaatacacacaaagcaTACTTCATCACATGTCAGATATGAATTCTCTGAAGAATTGCCTACATTTCATCTATTAATGGTGAGCAAACACAGAGCCAATTAGAAACGGATCCCTTAAGAGCCATTTTTCAGCGTATAGCAGCATGTTGTTTGAAACCACTGCAGTCTGATCAAAGCATAGGGAAGTGTAAAGTCATCTgcactgctgcagctgctgataCATAACTGTTTAACTCCAATAACGATGCCTGCGTACTGCAAAGAGTTAAGAGGATTATCACACTTACAGTGtagacattaaaaaacattaacatggaTATCATAACAGAGGAAGTTAAAAAAGATGGACGGGGATACAGTGAGTATGATAGTACTCAACTCAGAGCACATATGGATTCTCAATTTGCACAAAATTACCACCAAAGGCTTTAAAAGCTTTAGTGATTCGCTAAATATTCACACATGAAACTAATCAGGGAGAAAAGTAAATACCTGAAACATTCTGTCCATATTGTTCTGTTAAGACAacaaaggagagagacagaaaaaaagtaaagacagaagaaatatttaaagaaaaaaaaacatagatggAACCAAACACCAACAAATGCCATTGCAATCTAtgcaaagaaggaaaagaggaatgctaaatatatttatcagtgcagataaatatacaaaacatcACTGTTGGGCTAAAACCTTCTCCCtacatattttgtaatttaaatattttttcagaGTTCAGTGCTACTGGTCACTCTTTGCATCTATTTGTGGgttttacagatatttaaaGAGTGACAAGGCAATATCGTTAATGCAGTTTGTTTTCA is a window from the Etheostoma cragini isolate CJK2018 chromosome 16, CSU_Ecrag_1.0, whole genome shotgun sequence genome containing:
- the si:ch73-287m6.1 gene encoding RIMS-binding protein 2 isoform X4 — encoded protein: MRDHTSGANVEERLRQSHMELQRIQRQLAMIAAKNLHHHHLHTKGKTRLEVSTQQTSAQSVYNVNRFRLLEERNRALKLEVATLRQEKQQYRKLRAKLHAALQEKNHLNLELINLHLKTSKYDQVRSDYDQLRQSFAVVSQERDVAQQQRSHLQGKVEDLEQVLKRMHQAVELKQQLQIEHERALVALHTKQKEINQLQKNNMDRMFQVKVHDLEQKCRSRSEHYHRLSNELLNFHLQPDTVDILKINPVSTSKILFSPEKKLSQVIVKFESQKETGDESAAHTPLLTSRFLPCTPQTGDRERPELLSVKSSTVTTDGPRSPRQRTPSEMEDEASPSPRSKPRYTGQVRLCTARYSYNPYDGPNEHPEAELPLVAGKYLYVYGNMDDDGFYQGELLDGQRGLVPSNFVAFVQDKEKLAIQSGEGGEDLGPLDHMPLALMAVDGGASQDGLLGSSNALVPCSNGTGGPLDPEDLAEDVVPYPRKINLIKQLARSVIVAWEPPLVPLGWGNISGYNVLVDGELRASIAYGGRTKCLLEKLDLDGCVHRVSVQSVTDRGLSDELRCTLLVGANVVVAPCGLRVDDIQRDTAELSWLPSNSNYGHTVFLDGVEHAVVKPGRYILRFINLKPLTVYKVTVVAQPHQVPWQLPLEQRERKEAGVEFCTQAAGPPPYCRTGPPQPPQDVQVLCGQAPGVLQVRWKPPMLSPMGTSNGANVVGYAVCTKGQRIAEVLFPMADYVTVELTRIQCLEAREVIVRTLSVQGESQDSQVAVIPNNLLVPLPALPLPPPMHPHAGPPPHSHAQPHLQSPHHPHATPQLPAPPQAHGQPLQPHAPHPQPHPRNPHPGGPQQPRLRPPRPQPLHLQPHPSQQGPRPQHQLPLIPHPHHHPIPQRPVCARDLDAKEHAAHQGGAFPPGQPGWDPTRSPSSQPPVPMQGHTLEAPPPANPRSPSPQRILPQPRGTLIPDTVAKAIAREAAQRVAAESGKGERRQGRYGEQGRSFHQHHSDEEEEDEEGFAGSRRRGPSVDEFLRGSELGRPPHYGHNEDYHSESSRGSDLSDIIEEDEEELYSEMQLEEGRRRNSHNTPKTNTPAGGRHDRETGRRTHHGSSQPQRRPLMVPSIDDYRDRDRRSPTYYDESEPEESFRIFVALFDYDPLSMSPNPDAADEELPFKEGQIIRVYGDKDTDGFYRGEVRGRMGLIPCNMVSEIRAEDEETMDQLIKQGFLPLSTPVDRIEQNRRGLRRDQASRRMVALYDYDPRESSPNVDVEAELTFCAGDIMAVFGDIDEDGFYYGEINGHRGLVPSNFLEEVPDDVEVYLTDTPSHYPQEEPANRPPANSATTVSEGKRITTETTDTVDNDATPVRAPSPIVRPLLPGTMRPLSPTRGPRIPLESRDPRDQDLANKKKKGLLSKGKKLLKKLSPVK
- the si:ch73-287m6.1 gene encoding RIMS-binding protein 2 isoform X6 translates to MRDHTSGANVEERLRQSHMELQRIQRQLAMIAAKNLHHHHLHTKGKTRLEVSTQQTSAQSVYNVNRFRLLEERNRALKLEVATLRQEKQQYRKLRAKLHAALQEKNHLNLELINLHLKTSKYDQVRSDYDQLRQSFAVVSQERDVAQQQRSHLQGKVEDLEQVLKRMHQAVELKQQLQIEHERALVALHTKQKEINQLQKNNMDRMFQVKVHDLEQKCRSRSEHYHRLSNELLNFHLQPDTVDILKINPVSTSKILFSPEKKLSQVIVKFESQKETGDESAAHTPLLTSRFLPCTPQTGDRERPELLSVKSSTVTTDGPRSPRQRTPSEMEDEASPSPRSKPRYTGQVRLCTARYSYNPYDGPNEHPEAELPLVAGKYLYVYGNMDDDGFYQGELLDGQRGLVPSNFVAFVQDKEKLAIQSGEGGEDLGPLDHMPLALMAVDGGASQDGLLGSSNALVPCSNGTGGPLDPEDLAEDVVPYPRKINLIKQLARSVIVAWEPPLVPLGWGNISGYNVLVDGELRASIAYGGRTKCLLEKLDLDGCVHRVSVQSVTDRGLSDELRCTLLVGANVVVAPCGLRVDDIQRDTAELSWLPSNSNYGHTVFLDGVEHAVVKPGRYILRFINLKPLTVYKVTVVAQPHQVPWQLPLEQRERKEAGVEFCTQAAGPPPYCRTGPPQPPQDVQVLCGQAPGVLQVRWKPPMLSPMGTSNGANVVGYAVCTKGQRIAEVLFPMADYVTVELTRIQCLEAREVIVRTLSVQGESQDSQVAVIPNNLLVPLPALPLPPPMHPHAGPPPHSHAQPHLQSPHHPHATPQLPAPPQAHGQPLQPHAPHPQPHPRNPHPGGPQQPRLRPPRPQPLHLQPHPSQQGPRPQHQLPLIPHPHHHPIPQRPVCARDLDAKEHAAHQGGAFPPGQPGWDPTRSPSSQPPVPMQGHTLEAPPPANPRSPSPQRILPQPRGTLIPDTVAKAIAREAAQRVAAESGKGERRQGRYGEQGRSFHQHHSDEEEEDEEGFAGSRRRGPSVDEFLRGSELGRPTNTPAGGRHDRETGRRTHHGSSQPQRRPLMVPSIEVTSENNSEGNPVTEDVYYGKVARHRTWSSRRHMGGTRSPHDDYRDRDRRSPTYYDESEPEESFRIFVALFDYDPLSMSPNPDAADEELPFKEGQIIRVYGDKDTDGFYRGEVRGRMGLIPCNMVSEIRAEDEETMDQLIKQGFLPLSTPVDRIEQNRRGLRRDQASRRMVALYDYDPRESSPNVDVEAELTFCAGDIMAVFGDIDEDGFYYGEINGHRGLVPSNFLEEVPDDVEVYLTDTPSHYPQEEPANRPPANSATTVSEGKRITTETTDTVDNDATPVRAPSPIVRPLLPGTMRPLSPTRGPRIPLESRDPRDQDLANKKKKGLLSKGKKLLKKLSPVK
- the si:ch73-287m6.1 gene encoding RIMS-binding protein 2 isoform X9, with protein sequence MRDHTSGANVEERLRQSHMELQRIQRQLAMIAAKNLHHHHLHTKGKTRLEVSTQQTSAQSVYNVNRFRLLEERNRALKLEVATLRQEKQQYRKLRAKLHAALQEKNHLNLELINLHLKTSKYDQVRSDYDQLRQSFAVVSQERDVAQQQRSHLQGKVEDLEQVLKRMHQAVELKQQLQIEHERALVALHTKQKEINQLQKNNMDRMFQVKVHDLEQKCRSRSEHYHRLSNELLNFHLQPDTVDILKINPVSTSKILFSPEKKLSQVIVKFESQKETGDESAAHTPLLTSRFLPCTPQTGDRERPELLSVKSSTVTTDGPRSPRQRTPSEMEDEASPSPRSKPRYTGQVRLCTARYSYNPYDGPNEHPEAELPLVAGKYLYVYGNMDDDGFYQGELLDGQRGLVPSNFVAFVQDKEKLAIQSGEGGEDLGPLDHMPLALMAVDGGASQDGLLGSSNALVPCSNGTGGPLDPEDLAEDVVPYPRKINLIKQLARSVIVAWEPPLVPLGWGNISGYNVLVDGELRASIAYGGRTKCLLEKLDLDGCVHRVSVQSVTDRGLSDELRCTLLVGANVVVAPCGLRVDDIQRDTAELSWLPSNSNYGHTVFLDGVEHAVVKPGRYILRFINLKPLTVYKVTVVAQPHQVPWQLPLEQRERKEAGVEFCTQAAGPPPYCRTGPPQPPQDVQVLCGQAPGVLQVRWKPPMLSPMGTSNGANVVGYAVCTKGQRIAEVLFPMADYVTVELTRIQCLEAREVIVRTLSVQGESQDSQVAVIPNNLLVPLPALPLPPPMHPHAGPPPHSHAQPHLQSPHHPHATPQLPAPPQAHGQPLQPHAPHPQPHPRNPHPGGPQQPRLRPPRPQPLHLQPHPSQQGPRPQHQLPLIPHPHHHPIPQRPVCARDLDAKEHAAHQGGAFPPGQPGWDPTRSPSSQPPVPMQGHTLEAPPPANPRSPSPQRILPQPRGTLIPDTVAKAIAREAAQRVAAESGKGERRQGRYGEQGRSFHQHHSDEEEEDEEGFAGSRRRGPSVDEFLRGSELGRPTNTPAGGRHDRETGRRTHHGSSQPQRRPLMVPSIDDYRDRDRRSPTYYDESEPEESFRIFVALFDYDPLSMSPNPDAADEELPFKEGQIIRVYGDKDTDGFYRGEVRGRMGLIPCNMVSEIRAEDEETMDQLIKQGFLPLSTPVDRIEQNRRGLRRDQASRRMVALYDYDPRESSPNVDVEAELTFCAGDIMAVFGDIDEDGFYYGEINGHRGLVPSNFLEEVPDDVEVYLTDTPSHYPQEEPANRPPANSATTVSEGKRITTETTDTVDNDATPVRAPSPIVRPLLPGTMRPLSPTRGPRIPLESRDPRDQDLANKKKKGLLSKGKKLLKKLSPVK